One region of Anaeromyxobacter paludicola genomic DNA includes:
- a CDS encoding diacylglycerol/lipid kinase family protein, giving the protein MAVIGIVNNPGSRHNRRHPDTPRRLASLVDGEGLVADASNLEELARALGEFRGAGVEVLGVNGGDGTAHVVLTAAVTAWAGAPLPALLILRGGSMNTVAHGHGLKGTPESILRRWVEGRRERRPLRQVERDLLQVEWGGRPPQYGFLFGTGAVVRFLETYYARGRTTPLRAAALAARAVGSALVRGRFAADLTRREPARVVADGDDWPSLRYLAVLAGSEPDIGLGFKPFARCDEQPGFFHAVGVTSSALTLAAALPAIRLGRPWRRRVAMDAVTRDLAIEAPEPFRFTLDGDLYDSDGSVRITTGPPVRILLP; this is encoded by the coding sequence ATGGCGGTCATCGGCATCGTCAACAACCCGGGCTCCCGGCACAACCGCCGCCACCCCGACACGCCGCGCCGCCTCGCGAGCCTCGTGGACGGCGAGGGGCTCGTGGCCGACGCCAGCAACCTCGAGGAGCTCGCGCGCGCGCTCGGGGAGTTCCGCGGCGCGGGGGTCGAGGTCCTGGGCGTGAACGGCGGGGACGGCACCGCCCACGTGGTGCTCACCGCGGCGGTGACGGCCTGGGCCGGCGCGCCGCTCCCGGCGCTGCTCATCCTGCGCGGCGGCTCGATGAACACGGTCGCGCACGGCCACGGGCTCAAGGGCACGCCGGAGTCGATCCTGCGGCGCTGGGTCGAGGGGCGGCGCGAGCGGCGCCCGCTGCGGCAGGTCGAGCGCGACCTGCTTCAGGTCGAGTGGGGCGGCCGCCCGCCGCAGTACGGCTTCCTCTTCGGGACCGGCGCGGTGGTCCGCTTCCTGGAGACCTACTACGCGCGCGGCCGGACGACGCCGCTTCGCGCGGCGGCGCTCGCGGCCCGGGCGGTCGGCTCGGCCCTCGTGCGGGGCCGCTTCGCCGCCGACCTCACCCGCCGCGAGCCGGCGCGCGTCGTCGCCGACGGCGACGACTGGCCCTCCCTGCGCTACCTCGCGGTGCTCGCCGGGTCGGAGCCGGACATCGGGCTCGGGTTCAAGCCGTTCGCCCGCTGCGACGAGCAGCCCGGCTTCTTCCACGCGGTGGGGGTCACCTCGAGCGCCCTCACCCTCGCGGCGGCGCTCCCGGCGATCCGGCTGGGCCGGCCCTGGCGGCGGCGGGTGGCGATGGACGCGGTCACGCGCGACCTCGCCATCGAGGCGCCGGAGCCGTTCCGCTTCACGCTCGACGGCGATCTCTACGACTCCGACGGGTCGGTGCGGATCACCACCGGGCCGCCGGTGCGCATCCTCCTACCGTAG
- a CDS encoding DUF4388 domain-containing protein, which yields MGLLEKTGDLSAVPLAAVLLDAFNARATGTLLFDAGGGASRLYLRAGVPVGAQSYAGFRPLGQELLAARLIDLPAFEKSLVEMSRTGRKQGDLLVEMGAVSREAVDAALSRQQSGYLAQVARLAEGTFRFEPGEPPEWTRGVRTSPLRAVVDALTAPQAASLVEAAFAQAGPQVAFRAGYAAVARAFGWTAEETTLVARLASPVEPSRFVAGGDLPPERARAVLAALVLLGLAGGDEARAAPPIELPEVIEITGEVEIPDATEEAFAPEAAPAAPPRPAPVAAPARPRPPDEAAEESRRRRARLLARALENMGARPPPGAPAPARHGPPPPPGAPAPAPHGPPAPPRREARVSPPAFPAGRDAGASDQFRAADPASRASFAATGEERQLRLDFELAESRAASADLFVRLGLEPAATVDGARRAFLDLARRFHPDLFATPGVRQLAPRVSAFFGAVNEAYQVLADPGRRAEYLARTSAGRPPDPYALVDFKKGDACVKTRDWVRARGFLESAVAADPRPEYQALLAFACLMDPARPDRARAAELSAAAMHDPSCDRAFYVAALLARDDGDEHGAERLFRGAVAANPRHLEAARELRLIALRRGQRPS from the coding sequence GTGGGGCTCCTGGAAAAGACGGGTGATCTGTCGGCGGTGCCGCTGGCGGCGGTGCTGCTCGACGCCTTCAACGCCCGCGCCACCGGCACGCTGCTGTTCGACGCGGGCGGGGGCGCCTCGCGCCTCTACCTCCGCGCCGGGGTCCCGGTCGGCGCCCAGAGCTACGCCGGGTTCCGGCCGCTCGGGCAGGAGCTGCTCGCGGCGCGGCTCATCGACCTGCCGGCCTTCGAGAAGAGCCTCGTGGAGATGTCGCGCACCGGCCGCAAGCAGGGCGACCTCCTCGTGGAGATGGGGGCGGTGAGCCGCGAGGCGGTGGACGCCGCCCTCTCGCGGCAGCAGTCGGGCTACCTCGCGCAGGTGGCGCGGCTCGCCGAGGGGACCTTCCGCTTCGAGCCCGGCGAGCCGCCCGAGTGGACCCGCGGGGTGCGCACCAGCCCGCTCCGGGCGGTGGTGGACGCGTTGACCGCGCCCCAGGCGGCGTCCCTCGTCGAGGCGGCCTTCGCCCAGGCGGGGCCCCAGGTCGCCTTCCGGGCCGGCTACGCCGCCGTGGCCCGCGCCTTCGGCTGGACCGCCGAGGAGACCACCCTCGTGGCCCGGCTCGCCTCGCCGGTGGAGCCCTCCCGCTTCGTGGCGGGCGGCGACCTCCCGCCGGAGCGGGCGAGGGCGGTGCTCGCCGCGCTCGTGCTGCTGGGGCTGGCCGGCGGCGACGAGGCCCGGGCCGCGCCTCCCATCGAGCTGCCCGAGGTCATCGAGATCACGGGTGAGGTGGAGATCCCGGACGCCACCGAGGAGGCCTTCGCGCCCGAGGCGGCGCCGGCCGCGCCGCCGCGTCCCGCGCCGGTGGCCGCCCCGGCCCGCCCGCGCCCGCCGGACGAGGCGGCCGAGGAGTCACGTCGGCGCCGCGCCCGGCTGCTCGCGCGCGCCCTCGAGAACATGGGCGCGCGCCCGCCGCCCGGAGCCCCGGCGCCCGCGCGCCACGGCCCGCCCCCGCCGCCCGGGGCCCCGGCGCCCGCGCCCCACGGCCCGCCCGCGCCGCCGCGGCGGGAGGCCCGGGTCTCCCCGCCCGCGTTCCCTGCCGGCCGGGACGCCGGCGCGAGCGACCAGTTCCGCGCCGCCGACCCGGCCAGCCGGGCCAGCTTCGCCGCCACCGGCGAGGAGCGGCAGCTCCGGCTCGACTTCGAGCTCGCCGAGTCGCGCGCCGCGAGCGCCGATCTCTTCGTCCGGCTCGGGCTCGAGCCGGCCGCGACCGTGGACGGCGCCCGCCGCGCCTTCCTCGACCTGGCGCGCCGGTTCCACCCCGACCTCTTCGCCACCCCCGGCGTCCGCCAGCTCGCGCCGCGCGTCTCCGCCTTCTTCGGCGCCGTGAACGAGGCCTACCAGGTGCTGGCCGATCCCGGCCGGCGCGCCGAGTACCTGGCCCGCACCTCGGCCGGGCGGCCGCCGGACCCGTACGCGCTCGTGGACTTCAAGAAGGGCGACGCCTGCGTGAAGACGCGGGACTGGGTGCGCGCCCGCGGCTTCCTCGAGTCGGCGGTGGCCGCCGACCCTCGCCCGGAGTACCAGGCGCTGCTCGCCTTCGCCTGCCTCATGGACCCGGCGCGGCCGGACCGCGCGCGCGCCGCGGAGCTCTCCGCCGCCGCCATGCACGACCCCTCCTGCGACCGGGCCTTCTACGTGGCGGCCCTGCTCGCGCGCGACGACGGCGACGAGCACGGGGCGGAGCGGCTCTTTCGCGGGGCCGTGGCGGCCAACCCCCGGCACCTCGAGGCCGCGCGGGAGCTGCGGCTCATCGCGCTGCGCCGGGGCCAGCGGCCGTCCTGA
- a CDS encoding response regulator has translation MAKQHLLLVDADPESLRLMEVSLRNAGFSVTSAAQGADALEKCQMSQPDLVLSDTQMPVMDGYELCRRLKADARLADIPFIFLTGQGSVEHKVRGLELGVDDYLTKPIYTKEIVTRVKILLQRREKDRLEKRERARFAGNLADLGIVDLVQTLMLGRKSGALRITSGGRQATVWFREGAVVDCELGGAGGARAFYRLLEIQEGEFGIDFGPVERERRIAGSTQALLMEGMRRLDEKARLLEALPPLGEVLEVDAALLAERLQEIPDDVNGLLRLFDGRRSLDAVVADAEGDDLANLTVLSKLWFEGLLRTPEVRAQAEQLEWFASPDPGAPEPPAPAPPPAPEGPPIPAEEFEFGAPRPSGPAPAVLRFPPAGPPPRPEPLRPSAGPVPLGGERVPPPSAAAPAASPPRPVRPVRARPAPPPRPAPEPPGRQLTLAAVLAALAAAAGLVYFFR, from the coding sequence TTGGCCAAGCAGCACCTGCTCCTCGTAGACGCGGACCCCGAGTCGCTGAGGCTGATGGAGGTGAGCCTGCGAAACGCGGGCTTCTCGGTCACCTCCGCGGCCCAGGGCGCCGACGCGCTCGAGAAGTGCCAGATGTCGCAGCCGGACCTGGTCCTCTCCGACACCCAGATGCCGGTGATGGACGGGTACGAGCTCTGCCGGCGCCTCAAGGCCGACGCGCGGCTCGCCGACATCCCGTTCATCTTCCTCACCGGCCAGGGGTCGGTGGAGCACAAGGTCCGCGGGCTCGAGCTCGGGGTGGACGACTACCTCACGAAGCCCATCTACACGAAGGAGATCGTCACCCGGGTCAAGATCCTGCTCCAGCGCCGGGAGAAGGACCGGCTGGAGAAGCGGGAGCGGGCGCGCTTCGCCGGGAACCTCGCGGACCTCGGCATCGTGGACCTCGTGCAGACCCTGATGCTGGGGCGCAAGAGCGGGGCCCTGCGCATCACCTCCGGCGGGCGGCAGGCCACGGTCTGGTTCCGCGAGGGCGCGGTGGTGGACTGCGAGCTCGGCGGGGCCGGCGGGGCCCGCGCCTTCTACCGCCTGCTCGAGATCCAGGAGGGCGAGTTCGGGATCGACTTCGGGCCGGTGGAGCGCGAGCGGCGCATCGCCGGCAGCACGCAGGCGCTCCTCATGGAGGGCATGCGCCGGCTCGACGAGAAGGCGCGGCTCCTCGAGGCGCTGCCGCCGCTGGGCGAGGTGCTGGAGGTGGACGCGGCGCTCCTGGCGGAGCGGCTGCAGGAGATCCCCGACGACGTGAACGGGCTGCTCCGGCTCTTCGACGGCCGGCGCTCGCTCGACGCGGTGGTGGCCGACGCGGAGGGGGACGACCTCGCCAACCTGACCGTGCTCTCGAAGCTCTGGTTCGAGGGGCTGTTGCGGACGCCCGAGGTGAGGGCCCAGGCCGAGCAGCTCGAGTGGTTCGCGAGCCCGGACCCGGGCGCGCCCGAGCCGCCGGCCCCGGCGCCCCCTCCCGCGCCGGAGGGACCGCCGATCCCAGCGGAGGAGTTCGAGTTCGGCGCGCCCCGGCCGTCCGGCCCGGCGCCCGCCGTGCTGCGCTTCCCGCCGGCCGGTCCCCCGCCCCGCCCCGAGCCGCTCCGGCCGAGCGCGGGCCCGGTGCCGCTCGGAGGCGAGCGGGTGCCGCCCCCGAGCGCCGCCGCCCCGGCTGCGTCCCCGCCGCGTCCGGTGCGCCCGGTGCGCGCGCGGCCGGCGCCGCCCCCGCGCCCCGCGCCCGAGCCGCCGGGGCGGCAGCTGACCCTCGCCGCCGTCCTCGCCGCGCTGGCGGCCGCGGCCGGTCTCGTCTATTTCTTCCGCTGA
- the tsaD gene encoding tRNA (adenosine(37)-N6)-threonylcarbamoyltransferase complex transferase subunit TsaD, giving the protein MRILGIETSCDETAAAVVEDGRRALSDVVATQIEIHRRWGGVVPELASRNHVVQVMPVVDEALARAGVEPAGIDGIAVTSGPGLVGALLVGVQAAKALALAWEKPLARVNHLEGHLLASFLADPPPSFPYLGLVVSGGHTSLYLAEDFGRYRCLGQTRDDAAGEAFDKGAKLLGLPYPGGVAIDRLAKDGDRAAVRFPKAVVKGADLDFSFSGLKTALLHHVKKLGVPEGQALADLCASYQEAIVGALVQKLFRAARRLQLDRVVLSGGVAANGRLRQAVQEKAAEFEGIEVFLPAIRHCTDNAAMIAVAGTHALRRGEAQGPELNADPAWRL; this is encoded by the coding sequence GTGAGGATCCTGGGAATCGAGACGAGCTGCGACGAGACCGCGGCGGCGGTGGTGGAGGACGGGCGCCGCGCGCTGTCCGACGTCGTGGCCACGCAGATCGAGATCCACCGCCGCTGGGGCGGCGTGGTGCCGGAGCTCGCCTCGCGCAACCACGTGGTGCAGGTGATGCCGGTGGTGGACGAGGCGCTCGCGCGCGCCGGGGTCGAGCCGGCCGGGATCGACGGGATCGCCGTCACCTCGGGGCCCGGCCTGGTGGGCGCGCTCCTCGTCGGCGTGCAGGCGGCCAAGGCGCTGGCGCTCGCGTGGGAGAAGCCGCTCGCCCGGGTGAACCACCTCGAGGGGCACCTCCTCGCGAGCTTCCTCGCCGACCCGCCGCCGAGCTTCCCGTACCTCGGGCTGGTGGTCTCGGGCGGCCACACCTCGCTCTACCTCGCCGAGGACTTCGGCCGGTACCGCTGCCTCGGCCAGACGCGCGACGACGCCGCCGGCGAGGCCTTCGACAAGGGCGCCAAGCTGCTCGGCCTGCCGTACCCCGGCGGCGTCGCCATCGACCGGCTGGCGAAGGACGGCGACCGCGCCGCGGTGCGCTTCCCCAAGGCGGTGGTGAAGGGGGCCGACCTCGACTTCAGCTTCTCGGGCTTGAAGACCGCGCTGCTCCACCACGTGAAGAAGCTCGGGGTCCCGGAGGGGCAGGCGCTGGCCGACCTCTGCGCCTCCTACCAGGAGGCCATCGTGGGTGCCCTGGTGCAGAAGCTCTTCCGCGCCGCGCGCCGGCTCCAGCTCGACCGGGTGGTCCTCTCCGGCGGCGTGGCCGCGAACGGGCGGCTCCGCCAGGCGGTGCAGGAGAAGGCCGCCGAGTTCGAGGGGATCGAGGTCTTCCTGCCCGCGATCCGCCACTGCACCGACAACGCCGCCATGATCGCCGTCGCCGGCACCCACGCGCTCCGGCGCGGCGAGGCGCAGGGACCGGAGCTCAACGCCGACCCGGCCTGGCGGCTCTAG
- the rsmA gene encoding 16S rRNA (adenine(1518)-N(6)/adenine(1519)-N(6))-dimethyltransferase RsmA, which produces MPEQTVRSHPSPRALLDKYGLRAKKSWGQNFLGDEQILDGIARLAVESPGERVVELGAGLGHLTARLAAHGGVVVAVERDRDMARVLRGELGERVTLLEADAARLDYGALAAGGRIAVVGNLPYHLTSPILFSLLDQADHVSRAVFLVQAEVAERLAASPGTKDWGLLSVLLQQRATVSLERRVPRGAFLPPPRVESAVVRVGFGEALVPVDDPAWFRRVVKAGFAQRRKVLSNALAGAGLGAPEVILGALAEAGVEPRRRGETLSVEEWARLARALPKIAAER; this is translated from the coding sequence TTGCCCGAACAGACCGTCCGCTCGCACCCGAGCCCCCGCGCCCTCCTCGACAAGTACGGCCTGCGCGCCAAGAAGAGCTGGGGCCAGAACTTCCTGGGCGACGAGCAGATCCTCGACGGCATCGCCCGGCTCGCGGTCGAGTCCCCCGGCGAGCGCGTGGTGGAGCTCGGCGCCGGACTCGGCCACCTCACCGCGCGGCTGGCGGCCCACGGCGGCGTGGTGGTGGCCGTCGAGCGGGACCGCGACATGGCGCGTGTGCTCCGGGGCGAGCTCGGCGAGCGGGTGACGCTCCTCGAGGCCGACGCGGCCCGGCTCGACTACGGCGCCCTCGCCGCGGGGGGGCGGATCGCGGTCGTGGGGAACCTGCCGTACCACCTCACGAGCCCCATCCTCTTCTCGCTCCTCGACCAGGCCGACCACGTCTCGCGGGCGGTGTTCCTGGTGCAGGCGGAGGTGGCGGAGCGGCTGGCCGCGTCGCCGGGCACGAAGGACTGGGGGCTGCTCTCGGTGCTCCTGCAGCAGCGCGCCACCGTGTCGCTCGAGCGCCGGGTGCCGCGCGGCGCCTTCCTGCCGCCGCCCAGGGTGGAGAGCGCGGTGGTGCGGGTCGGCTTCGGGGAGGCGCTCGTGCCGGTGGACGACCCGGCCTGGTTCCGCCGGGTGGTGAAGGCCGGGTTCGCGCAGCGGCGGAAGGTGCTCTCGAACGCCCTCGCCGGCGCCGGGCTCGGCGCGCCCGAGGTGATCCTGGGCGCGCTCGCGGAGGCCGGCGTGGAGCCGCGCCGCCGCGGCGAGACGCTCAGCGTGGAGGAGTGGGCGAGGCTGGCGCGGGCGCTGCCGAAGATCGCGGCCGAGAGGTGA
- the panB gene encoding 3-methyl-2-oxobutanoate hydroxymethyltransferase, which translates to MSKQNAPPKRLSVNDLLRMKQAGEKIAMVTAYDATMARLVDAAGIDVVLVGDSVGMTQLGHGSTLPVTLDQMIHHCAAVRRGLDRGSGRAHLVCDMPFGSYQASVDEAVKNAMRLVAEGGAEAVKVEGGHDYAEVVRRIVRAGVPVMGHVGLTPQSVHKLGGYVVQGKDQEKAQQLLADARAMAAAGAYAVVLECIPAELARFITRQLPIPTIGIGAGVHCDGQVLVVNDLLGLDDGFKPKFVRRYGEVGKAIGEAVKAYVSDVREAQFPAEEQSFHGQSLRLLQLVEGDGGEPSVIGAPV; encoded by the coding sequence ATGTCCAAGCAGAACGCTCCCCCCAAGCGCTTGTCCGTCAACGACCTGCTCCGGATGAAGCAGGCTGGCGAGAAGATCGCCATGGTCACGGCCTACGACGCCACCATGGCGCGCCTGGTCGACGCCGCCGGGATCGACGTGGTCCTGGTCGGCGACTCGGTCGGGATGACCCAGCTCGGTCACGGCTCCACGCTCCCCGTCACCCTCGACCAGATGATCCACCACTGCGCCGCGGTCCGGCGCGGCCTCGACCGGGGCTCCGGCCGCGCCCACCTGGTGTGCGACATGCCGTTCGGCAGCTACCAGGCGAGCGTGGACGAGGCGGTGAAGAACGCCATGCGGCTCGTGGCCGAGGGCGGCGCCGAGGCGGTGAAGGTGGAGGGCGGGCACGACTACGCCGAGGTGGTCCGCCGCATCGTCCGCGCCGGCGTGCCGGTGATGGGCCACGTCGGCCTCACCCCGCAGTCGGTCCACAAGCTCGGCGGCTACGTGGTGCAGGGGAAGGACCAGGAGAAGGCGCAGCAGCTCCTGGCCGACGCCCGCGCCATGGCCGCCGCCGGCGCGTACGCCGTGGTGCTCGAGTGCATCCCGGCCGAGCTGGCCCGCTTCATCACCCGCCAGCTCCCCATCCCGACCATCGGCATCGGCGCCGGCGTCCACTGCGACGGGCAGGTGCTGGTCGTGAACGACCTCCTCGGCCTCGACGACGGCTTCAAGCCCAAGTTCGTGCGGCGCTACGGCGAGGTGGGCAAGGCGATCGGCGAGGCGGTGAAGGCGTACGTCTCCGACGTCCGCGAGGCCCAGTTCCCGGCGGAGGAGCAGAGCTTCCACGGGCAGAGCCTGCGGCTGCTCCAGCTCGTGGAGGGGGACGGCGGCGAGCCCTCCGTGATAGGAGCGCCGGTTTAG
- the panC gene encoding pantoate--beta-alanine ligase, whose product MTTPELVRDPAAWQARALQDRAQGRTLALVPTMGFLHDGHLSLMREARRRVGPQGVVLASVFVNPTQFGPNEDLAAYPRDLEGDLRRCGEAGVTRVLAPAPEAMFPAGHQTWIEVAGVSQGLCGARRPGHFRGVATVVAKLLLLSQPHLAFFGEKDFQQLQVLRAMVRDLGFPVEVVGMPIVREPDGLARSSRNSYLSPAERTQALSLSRALFQARDAAAAGERDAARLVAGARAALEAGGVRVDYVELMDPETLRPVERAVPGTVMLVAAFAGKTRLIDNLRLP is encoded by the coding sequence ATGACCACCCCAGAGCTCGTCCGCGACCCCGCGGCCTGGCAGGCGCGCGCGCTCCAGGACCGCGCCCAGGGCCGCACCCTCGCCCTCGTCCCCACCATGGGCTTCCTGCACGACGGCCACCTCTCGCTCATGCGCGAGGCGCGCCGGCGCGTCGGCCCGCAGGGGGTGGTGCTCGCGAGCGTCTTCGTGAACCCCACCCAGTTCGGGCCCAACGAGGACCTCGCCGCCTATCCGCGCGACCTCGAGGGCGACCTCCGGCGGTGCGGCGAGGCGGGCGTCACCCGCGTCCTCGCGCCCGCGCCGGAGGCGATGTTCCCGGCCGGCCACCAGACCTGGATCGAGGTGGCCGGCGTCTCGCAGGGGCTCTGCGGCGCGCGCCGGCCGGGCCACTTCCGGGGCGTCGCCACGGTGGTGGCGAAGCTCCTCCTGCTCTCGCAGCCGCACCTCGCCTTCTTCGGCGAGAAGGACTTCCAGCAACTTCAAGTCCTGCGGGCCATGGTCCGCGACCTCGGGTTCCCGGTGGAGGTCGTCGGGATGCCCATCGTGCGCGAGCCGGACGGGCTCGCCCGCAGCTCCCGCAACAGCTACCTCTCGCCGGCCGAGCGGACCCAGGCGCTCTCGCTCTCCCGCGCCCTCTTCCAGGCCCGCGACGCGGCGGCCGCCGGCGAGCGCGACGCGGCGCGGCTCGTGGCCGGCGCGCGGGCGGCGCTCGAGGCCGGCGGGGTGCGCGTGGACTACGTGGAGCTGATGGACCCGGAGACCCTCCGGCCGGTGGAGCGGGCCGTGCCGGGCACGGTGATGCTCGTCGCCGCCTTCGCCGGGAAGACCCGCCTCATCGACAACCTGCGGCTGCCATGA
- the smpB gene encoding SsrA-binding protein SmpB, whose translation MNKKGGAARPADGVRMIAQNKKARFAFEVEDRFEAGLALSGSEVKSLRAGNVSLSDAYAQPKGADLVLVNCRIGEYQPAAFFGHPPLRERKLLLHRAEIEKIRGKVEQRGYTLVPLALYFKDGWAKVELALAKGRTHEDRRDAIAERETKREMDRAMSRKRR comes from the coding sequence ATGAACAAGAAGGGCGGCGCGGCCAGGCCCGCGGACGGCGTTCGCATGATCGCCCAGAACAAGAAGGCGCGCTTCGCCTTCGAGGTGGAGGACCGCTTCGAGGCGGGGCTGGCGCTCTCCGGCAGCGAGGTGAAGAGCCTGCGCGCCGGCAACGTGAGCCTGTCCGACGCCTACGCCCAGCCCAAGGGCGCCGACCTCGTGCTCGTGAACTGCCGCATCGGCGAGTACCAGCCGGCCGCCTTCTTCGGCCACCCGCCGCTGCGCGAGCGCAAGCTCCTGCTGCACCGGGCCGAGATCGAGAAGATCCGCGGCAAGGTGGAGCAGCGGGGCTACACCCTCGTGCCGCTCGCCCTCTACTTCAAGGACGGCTGGGCCAAGGTGGAGCTCGCGCTCGCCAAGGGGCGCACGCACGAGGACCGGCGCGACGCCATCGCGGAGCGCGAGACGAAGCGCGAGATGGACCGGGCCATGTCCCGGAAGCGGCGGTGA
- a CDS encoding HD-GYP domain-containing protein encodes MLDSATLQHDIVDGRGVLVARRGAVVSPAAIREAARRAPRGPRRLLADSFVAQDLRLPLLGASQEWLLRGPAAEAGTLRALRAVSLPGPLFDELSAVKLADPLRYAHALSTAALTARMLLAAEGAEPPGLPEAVAAGLLHDIGLRQVPVRIRQATGPLDAAEAREVAAHTLLGALYVASLLGEHPAVEVALGHHGWAGEGYPRLEAAASPLVAAVGVASAFSALTAPRPFRSGPYEPRAALDVLVREARESGADLAPLRMLLHALRGGEGSLGAVSFSEARKGGEPEVNRYRGVAAALR; translated from the coding sequence ATGCTCGACAGCGCCACCCTCCAGCACGACATCGTGGACGGCCGCGGGGTGCTCGTCGCCCGGCGCGGGGCGGTCGTCTCGCCGGCCGCGATCCGCGAGGCGGCGCGGCGCGCGCCCCGGGGGCCGCGGCGCCTGCTCGCCGACAGCTTCGTCGCCCAGGATCTCCGGCTGCCGCTCCTCGGCGCCTCCCAGGAGTGGCTGCTCCGCGGCCCGGCGGCGGAGGCCGGCACGCTCCGGGCGCTCCGGGCGGTGAGCCTGCCCGGCCCGCTGTTCGACGAGCTCTCGGCGGTCAAGCTGGCCGACCCGCTCCGCTACGCCCACGCGCTCTCGACGGCGGCGCTGACCGCCCGGATGCTGCTCGCGGCCGAGGGCGCCGAGCCCCCGGGCCTCCCGGAGGCGGTCGCGGCCGGGCTGCTGCACGACATCGGCCTCCGGCAGGTGCCGGTCCGGATCCGGCAGGCCACGGGACCGCTCGACGCCGCCGAGGCGCGGGAGGTGGCGGCCCACACGCTCCTCGGGGCGCTGTACGTGGCGAGCCTGCTCGGGGAGCACCCGGCGGTGGAGGTCGCGCTGGGCCACCACGGCTGGGCGGGGGAGGGGTACCCGCGGCTCGAGGCGGCCGCGTCGCCGCTCGTCGCCGCCGTGGGCGTGGCGAGCGCGTTCAGCGCCCTCACCGCCCCCCGGCCGTTCCGCTCAGGCCCCTACGAGCCGCGCGCCGCGCTGGACGTCCTCGTGCGCGAGGCGCGGGAGTCGGGGGCCGACCTGGCGCCCCTGCGGATGCTCCTGCACGCCCTGCGCGGCGGGGAGGGGTCGCTCGGCGCGGTGTCGTTCTCGGAGGCGCGCAAGGGGGGCGAGCCCGAGGTGAACCGCTACCGCGGCGTGGCCGCGGCGCTGCGGTGA
- a CDS encoding DUF971 domain-containing protein yields the protein MGLLDRIPSRPKPAAPPESIDVNDRGELEIAWPGGPRVIIPPVQLRDACPCAGCIEEGTGRKLLDTASIPADIRPLGIDPVGSYAVQIRWSDGHSTGLYTWETLRRASGLEP from the coding sequence ATGGGACTCCTCGACCGCATCCCCTCGCGCCCGAAGCCGGCCGCGCCCCCCGAGTCGATCGACGTGAACGACCGGGGCGAGCTCGAGATCGCCTGGCCGGGCGGGCCGCGCGTGATCATCCCCCCGGTCCAGCTCCGCGACGCCTGTCCGTGCGCCGGCTGCATCGAGGAGGGCACGGGCCGCAAGCTCCTCGACACCGCCTCCATCCCCGCCGACATCCGGCCGCTCGGGATCGACCCGGTGGGCAGCTACGCGGTGCAGATCCGCTGGTCGGACGGCCACAGCACCGGCCTCTACACCTGGGAGACCCTGCGGCGGGCCTCGGGGCTCGAGCCCTAG
- a CDS encoding NRDE family protein translates to MCTLAVAFGSDRRFPLVVAANRDELLARPAEGWAVRENPRARPGGPSRILCPLDLSGGGTWIGLSETGLFAALTNFHPEDGDWPDRRRLSRGELVLRALAEPDAAQAAAAAQAVATDRHNPFHLVVADRERAFLWRHDGRRAALGPLEPGLHVVTERSADGSDPRAVRVRARWPLDASPPALAALLALHEGGPGEPAVCIHHSELYGTRSATLLRLAPRLGESELQTADGPPCLAPFEDRGRLLRALARSS, encoded by the coding sequence GTGTGCACCCTCGCCGTCGCCTTTGGAAGCGACCGCCGCTTCCCGCTCGTCGTGGCCGCGAACCGCGACGAGCTCCTCGCCCGGCCCGCGGAGGGCTGGGCCGTCCGCGAGAACCCGCGCGCCAGGCCCGGCGGGCCCTCCCGGATCCTCTGCCCGCTCGACCTCTCGGGCGGGGGCACCTGGATCGGCCTCTCCGAGACGGGCCTCTTCGCCGCGCTCACCAACTTCCACCCCGAGGACGGCGACTGGCCCGACCGGCGGCGGCTCTCCAGGGGCGAGCTGGTCCTGCGCGCGCTCGCCGAGCCGGACGCGGCCCAGGCGGCGGCCGCCGCCCAGGCCGTCGCGACCGACCGCCACAACCCCTTCCACCTCGTCGTGGCCGACCGGGAGCGCGCCTTCCTCTGGCGCCACGACGGGCGCCGCGCCGCGCTCGGGCCGCTCGAGCCGGGGCTGCACGTGGTGACGGAGCGGAGCGCCGACGGCTCCGACCCGCGCGCCGTCCGGGTGCGCGCCCGCTGGCCCCTCGACGCGAGCCCGCCCGCGCTGGCGGCGCTGCTGGCGCTCCACGAGGGCGGCCCCGGCGAGCCGGCGGTCTGCATCCACCACTCGGAGCTCTACGGCACGCGGTCCGCCACCCTCCTCCGGCTCGCGCCGCGGCTCGGCGAGTCCGAGCTCCAGACCGCCGACGGCCCGCCCTGCCTGGCGCCGTTCGAGGACAGGGGCCGGCTCCTGCGGGCGCTCGCCCGATCGTCTTGA